In a single window of the Papaver somniferum cultivar HN1 chromosome 8, ASM357369v1, whole genome shotgun sequence genome:
- the LOC113303503 gene encoding transcriptional elongation regulator MINIYO-like has translation MSTKKKVVEIKEDSNLFELVGSIVEKGFSSESSSQSNSKRNPISFPQPTVLPFPVARHRSHGPHWAPLGSEMDVDDVNEDEDDKDFNTIPSTFAVPIQKKEKKGLSFNNWKEVLQRDSLSKGTEIAKSTLRHSVKGKREREESGNIAKNSTCELFLSRSMEFGRVPTTSSETVMSSEIRVRNVDQAMVDSFSKNVEREQMSTPLEVQIDEENRSRLQQMSHDEIAEARAEILEKMNPGLLEKLKKRGENKVGKPKNLQSNRDNGCETGSRLDAIPIIEDLKSKEGSPSAEAKCSPAVTPKDVQIGGVKISNKPSSEIWNAWSERVEAARMLRFSLDGHVSESWSWSFVSPMVKFALKWISFESDPCLSEIFDCNKITSNNSQDPSLSSCLWVISSVMYLLRGILVKVAPEGSNSLHESGGRVPWLPEFVPEIGLAILKNRYLNIGDTVLSEGDSLIKDLCDLRLHSIELSLSSVCCLHRLVQLIVSLDNLIQLAKREIPNLSFSENNFSGEGDILESGIVIWTQDQLRSVLETIMALVSSGWEKVHAIETFGRGGPAPGVGLGWGASGGGFWSGLVLLEQTDARLLMNLLDIFQIDYGRHISTVDDVNFTFVAQRIISVLETSLTLGPRDTYIMENVLDFLLQPSVLKYLNLFVRQFLHLKRSVNPCICAHNEEDYLRFSKILNSHFRNRWLCEKKKTKVVEGGVDLSQDTSEKGGNALDTIYEDSEEKSDSVAGNPRCTSLVVEWAHQRLPLPLHWFLSPISTVAGIGGAVELPNGSDVPNSMCPPSPGEAFDLAQSGLFLLLGLESLSTLLCSGLQASPVSRVPLVWKIHSLSVVLLVGMSLLYDENSRNTYETLQDLYGLLLDESRCQRSIKPLVGNSLLEIRIKDAVLKFQTDVHESYSTFIETLVEQFGAISYGDLVYARQVAVYLHHSVEAPVRVAAWNALSGAHLLELLPPLEKCIAKSEGYLESEDNEGILEAYLKSWVSGTLDKASVRGSMAFTIALHHLSSFVFQYTADDKLTLRNKIARSLLRDSSRKKQHEAMMLDLIRYAKTGTSQEHKLELETSEIEKRFKILTGACEGNSALLSQVEKLKSFFLH, from the exons ATGTCAACTAAAAAAAAGGTAGTGGAAATCAAAGAAGATTCGAACTTGTTTGAACTTGTCGGAAGCATAGTAGAGAAGGGGTTTTCTTCAGAATCATCATCACAATCCAACAGCAAGAGGAATCCTATTTCTTTCCCTCAACCCACTGTTCTTCCTTTCCCCGTTGCCCGTCATCGCTCCCATGGACCT CATTGGGCACCTTTGGGAAgtgaaatggatgttgatgatgtcaatgaggatgaggatgataAGGATTTTAACACTATACCATCTACCTTTGCTGTTCCtatacaaaagaaagaaaaaaaggggTTGAGCTTTAATAATTGGAAGGAAGTTCTTCAACGGGATTCTTTAAGCAAAGGAACTGAAATTGCCAAGTCTACATTACGGCATTCTGTGAAAGGAAAGCGAGAAAGAGAAGAATCTGGTAACATTGCCAAGAACAGTACTTGTGAGCTATTTTTGTCCAGGTCTATGGAATTTGGGAGAGTACCAACTACAAGTTCAGAGACAGTAATGAGTTCAGAAATTCGTGTTAGGAATGTGGACCAAGCAATGGTGGATTCTTTTTCTAAAAATGTGGAGAGGGAGCAAATGTCTACGCCTCTTGAGGTGCAAATTGACGAGGAAAATCGTTCCCGCTTACAGCAAATGTCACATGATGAGATTGCAGAAGCTAGAGCTGAGATACTGGAGAAAATGAATCCGGGGTTATTAGAGAAACTGAAGAAACGAGGAGAAAACAAAGTTGGAAAGCCTAAAAATTTGCAATCAAATAGAGATAATGGATGCGAGACAGGTAGTCGTCTGGATGCGATACCGATTATTGAGGATTTAAAGAGCAAAGAGGGTTCACCCTCCGCAGAGGCTAAATGTTCTCCAGCAGTGACTCCCAAGGATGTTCAAATTGGTGGTGTGAAAATATCAAACAAACCGAGTAGTGAGATTTGGAATGCTTGGAGTGAGAGGGTCGAGGCAGCAAGGATGTTAAGGTTTTCTTTGGATGGTCATGTTTCTG AATCTTGGAGTTGGAGCTTTGTTAGTCCGATGGTTAAGTTTGCACTTAAATGGATATCCTTTGAGAGTGACCCTTGTCTCAGTGAAATTTTTGATTGCAACAAAATAACTAGTAATAACTCCCAAGATCCTTCTTTGAGTAGCTGTTTGTGGGTTATTTCATCTGTTATGTACCTGCTTAGAGGTATACTTGTAAAAGTGGCACCAGAAGGTTCTAATAGTTTGCATGAAAGTGGAGGTCGTGTACCATGGTTGCCAGAATTCGTCCCTGAAATTGGACTTGCAATCTTGAAAAACAGATATCTGAATATTGGTGATACGGTACTTTCAGAAGGAGACTCGTTAATTAAGGACCTATGTGATTTGAGACTTCACAGTATTGAATTATCGTTATCGTCTGTTTGTTGCCTTCATAGGCTAGTCCAGCTTATAGTTTCTCTGGACAATTTGATACAGCTAGCTAAGAGAGAAATTCCAAATCTCTCCTTCTCAGAAAATAACTTTTCAGGTGAGGGAGATATACTAGAGAGTGGAATAGTAATTTGGACCCAAGATCAATTGCGGAGTGTACTAGAAACCATCATGGCATTGGTTTCCTCTGGGTGGGAGAAGGTGCATGCCATTGAGACATTTGGCCGTGGAGGTCCTGCTCCGGGTGTTGGACTAGGGTGGGGTGCTTCCGGTGGAGGATTTTGGTCAGGGTTGGTTTTACTTGAACAAACAGATGCACGGTTGCTTATGAACTTGCTTGATATATTTCAGATAGACTACGGAAGACATATTTCTACAGTTGACGATGTGAACTTCACATTTGTTGCTCAAAGGATTATTTCAGTGCTTGAAACAAGCTTAACTCTAGGACCAAGGGATACCTATATCATGGAGAATGTGTTGGATTTCTTACTCCAACCTTCAGTTCTGAAGTACCTTAATCTCTTTGTTCGCCAATTTCTACACCTTAAGAGGTCTGTTAATCCATGTATATGTGCACATAACGAGGAGGACTACCTGCGCTTCAGTAAGATATTAAATTCCCACTTCAGAAATAGATGGCTATgtgaaaagaagaaaactaaagttgTAGAAGGTGGTGTTGATCTCAGCCAGGATACATCTGAGAAAGGCGGCAATGCTCTGGACACAATTTACGAGGATTCTGAGGAGAAATCAGATAGTGTTGCTGGTAACCCTCGTTGCACTTCTTTGGTGGTAGAGTGGGCTCACCAGAGACTGCCCCTCCCTTTGCATTGGTTTCTCAGTCCAATCTCAACTGTTGCTGGCATTGGAGGTGCTGTTGAGCTTCCAAATGGCTCTGATGTGCCAAATAGCATGTGTCCACCTAGCCCCGGAGAGGCTTTTGATCTAGCCCAAAGTGGACTTTTCCTTCTTTTAGGTCTCGAATCTCTATCCACTCTCCTGTGCTCTGGCCTGCAAGCATCTCCGGTTAGTCGCGTGCCGTTAGTGTGGAAAATACATTCTTTATCTGTGGTTTTACTGGTTGGAATGAGTCTGCTGTATGATGAGAATAGCAGGAACACATATGAAACTTTGCAAGATCTGTATGGACTACTTCTTGATGAATCAAGATGCCAAAGAAGCATCAAACCTTTGGTGGGAAATTCATTGCTAGAAATCAGAATTAAAGATGCAGTTCTTAAGTTTCAGACAGATGTCCATGAGAGTTATTCCACATTTATTGAGACTCTTGTCGAGCAATTCGGTGCTATATCTTATGGGGATTTGGTCTATGCTCGGCAAGTTGCAGTATATCTACATCACTCTGTTGAGGCCCCTGTCCGGGTTGCTGCATGGAATGCACTATCTGGTGCCCATCTTCTTGAACTGTTGCCACCGCTAGAAAAATGCATTGCTAAGTCTGAAGGATATTTGGAATCTGAG GATAATGAAGGGATTCTAGAGGCGTACTTGAAATCGTGGGTGTCTGGGACTCTTGATAAAGCTTCAGTTAGAGGATCCATGGCATTTACTATCGCACTGCACCATCTCTCATCTTTCGTTTTTCAATATACTGCGGATGACAAGTTAACTCTAAGGAATAAAATTGCAAGGTCTCTTTTGCGTGACTCCTCGCGCAAAAAGCAACATGAG GCCATGATGTTGGACTTGATACGCTATGCCAAGACTGGAACATCTCAAGAGCATAAATTGGAGCTGGAAACAAGTGAAATTGAGAAAAGATTCAAGATTTTAACAGGAGCCTGTGAAGGAAATTCTGCTCTTCTTTCTCAAGTTGAGAAGCTCAAGTCTTTCTTTCTCCACTGA
- the LOC113306202 gene encoding butyrate--CoA ligase AAE11, peroxisomal-like → MFHCNGWTFTWGVAARGGTNGKHNQQSLLSHPVEVLTGGAAPPAALLEKIEKLGFHVTHAYGLTEATGPALVCEWQRKWNVLPAHEQSKLKARQGISVLSLAEIDVKDLGTMASVPRDGKSVGEIVLRGSSVMKGYFKDEEATRKAFKNGWFLTGDVGVIHTDGYFEIKDRSKDVIISGGENIRSVEVEAVLYRHPDVLEAAVVAMPHPFFIETPCAFITARSKYVNKNEETKKERGMIEFCRKSLPHFMAPKKVVFLQELPKTATGKIQKFGLRALTKTYNPPRSSSTPQIKSIHQQTTARCSYVPNDHQHLKLEQVHAMPRL, encoded by the exons ATGTTTCATTGCAACGGGTGGACATTCACTTGGGGAGTTGCAGCACGAGGAGGAACCAAT GGGAAACATAATCAGCAATCACTCCTAAGCCATCCTGTTGAAGTTCTCACAGGGGGTGCAGCACCACCAGCAGCTTTATTAGAGAAGATTGAAAAACTGGGCTTTCATGTAACGCATGCTTATGGTTTAACCGAAGCAACAGGACCAGCATTAGTTTGTGAATGGCAAAGAAAATGGAATGTATTACCAGCTCATGAGCAGTCAAAACTGAAAGCAAGACAGGGTATTAGTGTTCTTTCTCTTGCAGAGATCGATGTGAAAGATTTAGGAACAATGGCGAGTGTGCCAAGAGACGGAAAATCGGTAGGGGAGATCGTTTTACGGGGAAGTAGTGTTATGAAGGGTtatttcaaagatgaagaagCAACACGGAAGGCTTTCAAAAATGGTTGGTTTCTCACCGGTGATGTTGGTGTTATACATACAGATGGGTATTTCGAAATTAAAGATAGATCAAAAGATGTGATAATTTCAGGGGGAGAAAATATACGCAGTGTCGAAGTTGAGGCTGTATTGTATCGACACCCTGATGTTTTAGAAGCTGCTGTTGTTGCAATGCCTCATCCATTCTTCATCGAAACTCCTTGTGCTTTTATTACAGCGAGATCGAAATATGTTAACAAGAATGAAGAAACTAAGAAAGAAAGAGGGATGATTGAATTCTGTAGAAAATCTCTTCCTCATTTTATGGCTCCTAAAAAGGTTGTGTTCCTGCAGGAACTTCCGAAGACTGCCACAGGAAAAATTCAGAAATTTGGATTGAGGGCTCTGACGAAAACATACAACCCACCTAGATCCTCATCAACACCACAGATTAAGAGTATTCATCAGCAAACAACAGCTCGGTGCAGTTATGTACCTAATGATCATCAACATCTTAAGCTTGAGCAAGTTCATGCTATGCCTCGTCTCtaa
- the LOC113303504 gene encoding probable anion transporter 5, which translates to MKKRTSFPTRYLIVLLTFFCTCVCYIERVGFSIAYTVAADAAGVDQSTKGIILSTFYYGYACSQVPGGWAAQRIGGRRVLLFSFILWSLTCALVSLDPNRVTILVLARLLVGVAQGFIFPSIHTVLAQWVPPHERSRSVSLTTSGMYLGAAAGMLVLPSLVKFQGPQAVFFAEAALGGFWSILWLKYSSDPPRSEHPKATASGFGETLLPLRSAQKMKVENGGSSTHVTKIPWKKIMLSLPVWAIVVNNFTFHYALYVLMNWLPTYFELGLKLSLQDMGSSKMLPYLNMFIFSNIGGVVADHLITSKIMSVTKTRKFLNTVGFVVASLALMALPRFRTSDGAVFCSSVALGFLALGRAGFAVNHMDVAPRYAGIVMGISNTAGTLAGVVGVGLTGKLLEAAKSTNSDLSSPESWISVFFIPGYLCIFSSVVFLIFSTGERIFD; encoded by the coding sequence atgaagaagagaacaagtttTCCAACGCGGTATCTGATTGTCCTTTTAACATTCTTTTGTACGTGTGTTTGCTATATAGAACGCGTGGGATTCTCAATTGCTTACACTGTAGCTGCTGATGCTGCTGGGGTGGATCAATCAACTAAGGGTATCATTCTCTCTACCTTTTATTATGGATACGCCTGTTCACAGGTGCCTGGAGGATGGGCAGCCCAAAGGATAGGAGGCAGGCGTGTTCTCCTCTTTTCATTCATATTATGGTCTTTAACTTGCGCTTTAGTTTCACTGGATCCAAACCGGGTTACCATTTTAGTGTTAGCCCGCTTGCTTGTTGGGGTTGCACAAGGTTTCATCTTTCCCTCCATTCACACCGTGCTAGCTCAGTGGGTTCCACCTCATGAAAGATCTCGATCTGTTTCTCTCACTACTTCTGGTATGTATCTAGGCGCAGCAGCTGGCATGCTTGTACTTCCTAGCTTGGTAAAGTTTCAGGGACCACAGGCTGTGTTTTTTGCTGAGGCTGCGTTGGGAGGTTTCTGGTCAATCCTCTGGCTTAAGTATTCTAGTGATCCACCTCGATCGGAACATCCAAAGGCCACAGCTTCTGGTTTTGGAGAAACACTGTTGCCTCTTAGGTCAGCCCAGAAGATGAAAGTGGAGAATGGAGGAAGTTCAACTCATGTTACCAAAATCCCATGGAAGAAAATTATGTTGTCTCTGCCAGTTTGGGCGATAGTGGTAAACAACTTCACTTTCCACTACGCCTTGTACGTTTTAATGAACTGGCTGCCGACATATTTTGAACTTGGCCTCAAGCTTAGCCTACAGGACATGGGCTCTTCTAAGATGTTGCCGTACCTCAACATGTTCATATTTTCAAATATAGGTGGGGTTGTTGCAGACCACCTAATCACGTCAAAGATCATGTCAGTGACTAAGACCCGGAAATTCTTGAATACTGTAGGGTTTGTAGTTGCCTCCCTTGCATTAATGGCTCTCCCTAGGTTTAGAACATCTGATGGAGCAGTATTTTGTTCTTCGGTAGCACTTGGTTTCTTGGCTCTAGGCAGAGCGGGCTTTGCAGTGAACCACATGGATGTGGCACCCCGATATGCAGGAATCGTGATGGGAATTTCTAATACTGCTGGTACTTTGGCGGGCGTTGTCGGAGTTGGTCTGACAGGGAAACTTTTAGAAGCTGCTAAGTCTACTAATTCAGATCTTTCAAGTCCTGAAAGCTGGATATCGGTATTTTTCATTCCTGGATACCTTTGCATATTCAGTTCAGTTGTGTTTCTAATTTTCTCAACTGGGGAAAGGATATTCGACTAA